A stretch of the Deinococcus sp. YIM 134068 genome encodes the following:
- a CDS encoding NUDIX hydrolase produces MAEEQGDGHQNWAGLVADEAQPWETLASRALVSGFRTVLEDRVRTASGVEVVYQYRPRGPRAVFVLPVTAAGEAVLIRQYRYPLRATVWEVVAGGVERGEDLMDAASRELAEEVGGRAAEWIALPGFYPQPSISGVVFFPLLALGVTLGDTAHEESEVIERVVLPLPEVYRMLEAGEIGDGPSSLTLWHARRHLQERGWL; encoded by the coding sequence ATGGCGGAGGAGCAGGGGGACGGGCACCAGAACTGGGCGGGGCTGGTGGCGGACGAGGCGCAGCCGTGGGAAACGCTGGCATCGCGGGCGCTGGTGAGCGGCTTTCGCACGGTGCTGGAGGACCGGGTGCGGACGGCCTCGGGCGTGGAGGTGGTCTACCAGTACCGCCCACGCGGGCCGCGCGCCGTGTTCGTGCTGCCCGTGACGGCGGCGGGCGAGGCGGTCCTGATCCGGCAGTACCGCTACCCCCTGCGGGCGACCGTGTGGGAGGTCGTGGCGGGCGGGGTGGAGCGGGGTGAGGACCTGATGGACGCCGCCTCGCGCGAACTCGCCGAGGAGGTGGGGGGCCGCGCTGCCGAGTGGATCGCCCTGCCCGGCTTCTACCCACAGCCGAGCATCAGCGGGGTCGTCTTCTTCCCGCTGCTCGCCCTCGGCGTGACGCTGGGGGACACGGCCCACGAGGAGAGCGAGGTCATCGAGCGGGTGGTCCTCCCCCTCCCCGAGGTCTACCGGATGCTGGAGGCGGGCGAGATAGGTGACGGGCCGAGCAGCCTCACCCTCTGGCACGCGCGGCGGCACCTGCAGGAGCGCGGATGGCTGTGA
- a CDS encoding IMPACT family protein produces the protein MAVTLPDLPATPPLFTTLATAHRLDAVIEGSEFLAFAQRADTPEEALAQLASLRARYPDATHHCWAYRVGPLTRFSDDGEPGGTAGAPILRATEGQAVDHVMVVVVRYFGGVKLGTGGLARAYGGTAAECLRTAPHETVRPRVTLVVGVPFEGLGALYHLLGTLDVERGEETYTASGVILPVHLFPEDAPAFVQALTNATRGAATVEGTGE, from the coding sequence ATGGCTGTGACCCTGCCCGACCTCCCCGCCACGCCTCCGCTCTTCACGACACTGGCGACGGCGCACCGTCTCGACGCCGTAATCGAGGGCAGCGAGTTTCTGGCCTTCGCACAGCGGGCGGACACGCCGGAGGAGGCGCTGGCACAGTTGGCGTCTCTCCGCGCCCGTTACCCCGACGCCACGCACCACTGCTGGGCCTACCGGGTCGGCCCCCTCACCCGCTTCTCGGACGACGGCGAGCCGGGCGGCACGGCGGGGGCACCCATCCTGCGGGCGACCGAGGGGCAGGCGGTGGATCACGTCATGGTCGTCGTCGTGCGGTACTTCGGCGGGGTGAAGCTGGGCACGGGTGGGCTGGCCCGCGCCTACGGGGGCACGGCGGCGGAGTGCCTGCGGACGGCCCCCCACGAGACGGTGCGGCCCCGCGTCACCCTCGTCGTGGGCGTGCCCTTTGAAGGGCTGGGTGCCCTCTACCATCTGCTCGGCACGCTGGATGTGGAGCGGGGGGAGGAGACGTACACGGCTTCGGGAGTGATACTGCCCGTCCATCTCTTCCCGGAGGACGCGCCCGCCTTCGTTCAAGCTCTGACGAACGCCACGCGCGGGGCGGCGACGGTGGAGGGAACCGGGGAATAG
- the ispF gene encoding 2-C-methyl-D-erythritol 2,4-cyclodiphosphate synthase, whose translation MTLPYRIGFGEDAHRLAAGRPLILGGVPVPHAERGAVAHSDGDAVLHAVADALLSGLSLGDIGAHYPDTAAENAGLDSRLILTRCLDLVRERGYVPTNVALVVTLDRPKLGPLRAEIARSVADLLGLAAPEVGVSFKTSEGLAPDHVQVRVTVLLARGEG comes from the coding sequence ATGACACTGCCCTACCGCATCGGGTTCGGGGAGGACGCGCACCGCCTCGCCGCCGGACGCCCGCTCATCCTGGGGGGGGTGCCCGTGCCGCACGCCGAGCGCGGGGCCGTGGCCCACAGCGACGGGGACGCCGTGCTCCACGCCGTCGCCGACGCGCTGCTGTCGGGCCTGAGCCTGGGGGACATCGGGGCGCACTACCCGGACACCGCCGCCGAGAACGCGGGACTGGACTCCCGCCTCATCCTCACGCGCTGCCTGGACCTCGTGCGCGAGCGGGGCTACGTGCCCACCAATGTCGCCCTGGTCGTCACGCTCGACCGCCCCAAGCTGGGGCCGCTGCGGGCCGAGATCGCCCGGAGTGTGGCCGACCTGCTGGGCCTCGCCGCGCCCGAGGTCGGCGTGAGCTTCAAGACCTCGGAGGGGCTGGCTCCCGACCATGTTCAAGTACGGGTGACGGTGCTCCTCGCGCGCGGGGAGGGGTGA
- a CDS encoding tRNA (cytidine(34)-2'-O)-methyltransferase: MTEGTAPPLLRVVLFEPEKAGNVGNVARTCAVLGADLHLIRPFGFHLHDREFRRAVMDYMQGVTLHEHANWTEFQASLPMGARVWAFSTHATALHTRAGFRRGDFLLLGPESRGLPGWLRDALPAVKLPQPGGGRSLNLAVAAGVAAFEAARQIEGW, translated from the coding sequence GTGACAGAGGGGACCGCCCCGCCCCTCCTGCGCGTCGTCCTGTTCGAGCCGGAGAAGGCGGGCAACGTCGGCAACGTGGCGCGCACCTGCGCCGTGCTGGGGGCCGACCTGCACCTCATCCGGCCCTTCGGGTTCCACCTCCACGACCGGGAGTTCCGGCGGGCGGTGATGGACTACATGCAGGGCGTGACGTTGCACGAACATGCGAACTGGACGGAGTTTCAGGCGTCGCTGCCGATGGGCGCACGAGTGTGGGCCTTCAGCACCCACGCCACCGCCCTCCACACGCGGGCGGGCTTCCGGCGCGGCGACTTTCTTCTCCTCGGCCCGGAGTCGCGCGGGCTGCCGGGATGGTTGCGGGACGCGCTCCCAGCCGTGAAGCTGCCCCAGCCGGGCGGGGGCCGCAGCCTCAATCTCGCGGTGGCGGCGGGGGTGGCGGCGTTCGAGGCGGCGCGGCAGATCGAGGGGTGGTGA
- a CDS encoding DUF2087 domain-containing protein, producing MSTDLNARAAVFRALSHPARLALLRLTWSEPLSGETLARLMNLAPATVSHHLAALSEAGLTTVRSEGHHRLHGANQAALDVTLAALVRGEGATPTAEDPYRARVLRAFVRDGRLTRIPAQRKKRDVILRELAALFEPGRTYTEREVSDALAEYHPDFFTLRRELVGLGLLTRENGVYWRVEGGGRTPQRSDDHTLKLDHAPEETP from the coding sequence ATGAGCACTGATCTCAACGCCCGCGCCGCCGTCTTCCGCGCCCTATCGCATCCGGCGCGGCTGGCGCTGCTGCGGCTGACGTGGAGCGAACCCCTCTCCGGCGAAACGCTCGCGCGGCTGATGAACCTCGCGCCCGCGACGGTGAGCCATCACCTCGCGGCGCTGTCAGAAGCGGGGCTGACGACCGTGCGCTCGGAAGGGCACCACCGCCTCCACGGGGCGAATCAGGCGGCGCTGGACGTGACGCTGGCGGCCCTCGTGCGCGGGGAGGGAGCCACCCCCACCGCCGAGGACCCCTACCGGGCGCGGGTGCTGCGGGCCTTCGTGCGGGACGGACGGCTGACACGCATTCCCGCCCAGCGCAAGAAACGGGACGTGATCCTGCGCGAACTCGCCGCCCTCTTCGAGCCGGGCCGCACCTACACCGAGCGCGAGGTGAGCGACGCGCTGGCCGAGTATCACCCCGACTTCTTCACCCTGCGGCGCGAACTCGTGGGGCTGGGGCTGCTGACGCGCGAGAACGGCGTGTACTGGCGGGTGGAGGGCGGGGGCCGAACGCCGCAGAGGTCGGACGACCACACCCTGAAGTTGGACCACGCCCCGGAGGAGACGCCGTAG
- a CDS encoding aminopeptidase: MTSNPDFEAKLARYADLLVRTGVNLPQGGKVRVNAPVEAASLARLVARAAYRAGAADVRVVYGDASLDLSLYEDGSDEAVDFLPEWVAEQSERLVADGYAFISLTGEDPTLLAGVDQGRVARRSKAMAAAMRNVSRATGGMEVNWTVAAMSTPAWARAVYPDLPEAEAVARLWDDIFAVCRADLPDPGAAWEGHLDRLERLTALLNERRFAALHLRSELGTDLTVGLADGHIWQGGAETAKTGVRGVPNLPTDEVFTAPHRERVDGVAVASKPLSVRGQLVEGIRVRFEVGRAVEISAEKGEDTLRRLIETDEGAARLGEIALVPASAPVAQRGTLFLNTLLDENAASHIALGRCYPTNVQNGENPEALIAAGGNDSLIHVDWMIGTPGTDVDGVREDGMREALMRGGEWVVG, from the coding sequence ATGACCTCCAACCCAGACTTCGAGGCCAAGCTCGCGCGCTACGCCGACCTTCTCGTGCGCACGGGGGTAAACCTCCCCCAGGGCGGGAAGGTGCGCGTCAATGCCCCCGTGGAAGCCGCGTCCCTCGCCCGGCTGGTGGCCCGCGCCGCGTACCGGGCCGGGGCGGCGGATGTGCGCGTCGTGTATGGCGACGCTTCTCTCGATCTCTCGCTGTATGAGGACGGCAGCGACGAGGCGGTGGACTTCCTGCCCGAGTGGGTGGCCGAGCAGAGTGAACGCCTCGTCGCTGACGGGTACGCCTTCATCAGCCTGACCGGGGAGGACCCTACCCTCCTCGCGGGTGTGGATCAGGGGCGGGTGGCCCGGCGCTCGAAGGCGATGGCCGCCGCCATGCGGAACGTCAGCCGCGCCACGGGCGGCATGGAGGTCAACTGGACCGTCGCCGCCATGAGCACCCCCGCCTGGGCACGGGCCGTCTACCCGGATCTGCCCGAAGCGGAGGCCGTCGCCCGGCTCTGGGACGACATCTTCGCCGTGTGCCGCGCGGACCTGCCCGACCCGGGGGCCGCGTGGGAGGGGCATCTGGACCGTCTGGAGCGCCTGACCGCCCTCCTCAACGAACGGCGGTTCGCGGCCCTCCACCTGCGGAGCGAGCTGGGCACCGACCTCACCGTGGGTCTCGCCGACGGGCACATCTGGCAGGGGGGCGCGGAGACGGCGAAGACCGGCGTCCGGGGCGTGCCGAACCTTCCCACCGACGAGGTGTTCACCGCCCCGCACCGTGAGCGGGTGGACGGGGTGGCGGTCGCTTCCAAGCCCCTGAGCGTGCGCGGCCAGCTTGTCGAGGGCATCCGCGTGCGTTTCGAGGTGGGCCGCGCCGTGGAGATCAGCGCCGAGAAGGGGGAAGATACCCTGCGCCGACTCATAGAGACGGACGAGGGGGCTGCCCGACTGGGAGAAATTGCCCTCGTGCCCGCCTCCGCCCCCGTCGCGCAACGGGGCACCCTCTTCCTGAACACCCTCCTCGACGAGAACGCCGCCTCCCACATCGCCCTGGGCCGCTGCTACCCCACGAACGTGCAGAACGGCGAGAACCCCGAGGCCCTGATCGCGGCGGGCGGCAACGACTCCCTCATCCATGTGGACTGGATGATCGGCACGCCCGGCACCGATGTGGACGGGGTGCGGGAGGACGGGATGCGGGAGGCGCTGATGCGGGGCGGGGAGTGGGTAGTGGGGTAA
- a CDS encoding peptidylprolyl isomerase, which produces MTPSDAYQPAGFTQTPELSAERKTRFTRAPELGDGIDPGKSYRAVLETSKGRLVVELFADDAPVTVNSFAYLIRHHYYDGIKFHRVIDGFMAQGGDPTGTGSGGPGYEFEDEFGSDHRHSGKGILSMANRGPGTNGSQFFITFGPTPHLDGRHTVFGRVVEGLDVLDRLKRIQPGMGGTPDVIERAYLVESSAGS; this is translated from the coding sequence ATGACCCCCTCTGACGCCTACCAGCCCGCCGGCTTTACTCAAACGCCCGAACTCTCCGCCGAGCGCAAGACACGCTTCACGCGCGCACCCGAACTCGGCGACGGCATCGACCCCGGCAAGAGCTACCGCGCGGTGCTGGAGACGAGCAAGGGCCGCCTCGTGGTGGAGCTGTTCGCGGACGACGCGCCCGTGACGGTGAACTCCTTCGCGTACCTGATCCGCCACCACTACTACGACGGGATCAAGTTCCACCGGGTCATCGACGGCTTCATGGCGCAGGGCGGCGACCCGACGGGCACGGGGTCGGGCGGCCCCGGCTACGAGTTCGAGGACGAGTTCGGCAGCGACCACCGCCACAGCGGCAAGGGCATCCTGAGCATGGCGAACCGGGGTCCGGGCACGAACGGCTCCCAGTTCTTCATCACCTTCGGGCCGACGCCGCACCTCGACGGGCGGCACACCGTCTTCGGGCGGGTGGTGGAGGGGCTGGACGTGCTCGACCGCCTCAAGCGCATCCAGCCGGGCATGGGCGGCACGCCGGACGTGATCGAGCGGGCGTATCTCGTGGAGAGCAGCGCCGGGAGCTGA
- a CDS encoding Jag family protein, which translates to MDNRTNLDDYLAGLGISDADESAPPPPAPDASQPAVPALEAAHEDPRAVLERFLRGLTSRIDPDLGVTVREAEDALEAEITGENAARLAGRDGRTLGAIEVIAYTVLAKQAGRNDLRVRVDVGGFRKRQADTLAKLAERLAVQVAKSGEPHELQPMPPAERRVIHIALKEHPDVTSESIGEGASRRLVIKPRHG; encoded by the coding sequence ATGGATAACCGCACGAACCTCGACGACTACCTCGCGGGGCTGGGCATCAGCGACGCGGATGAGAGCGCCCCGCCGCCCCCCGCGCCGGACGCCTCTCAACCCGCCGTGCCCGCCCTCGAGGCCGCGCACGAGGACCCCCGCGCGGTGCTGGAACGCTTCTTACGGGGCCTGACGAGCCGCATCGACCCCGACCTGGGCGTGACCGTCCGCGAGGCCGAGGACGCGCTGGAGGCCGAGATCACCGGGGAGAACGCCGCCCGGCTGGCGGGACGGGACGGGCGCACGCTGGGGGCCATCGAGGTCATCGCCTACACGGTCCTTGCCAAGCAGGCGGGCCGCAACGACCTGCGCGTGCGGGTGGACGTGGGCGGCTTTCGCAAGCGGCAGGCCGACACTCTCGCCAAACTCGCCGAGCGGCTGGCCGTGCAGGTCGCCAAGAGCGGCGAACCCCACGAACTCCAGCCCATGCCCCCCGCCGAGCGCCGGGTCATCCACATCGCCCTCAAGGAGCATCCCGACGTGACGAGCGAGTCCATCGGGGAGGGGGCGTCAAGGCGGCTGGTGATCAAGCCCCGGCATGGGTAG
- the prmC gene encoding peptide chain release factor N(5)-glutamine methyltransferase translates to MPTSPAHVPSLSLRVWVQHAAQRLREAGVPSPEADARALVLHVLRLDGTALLTRGAEVVTPEDGERLASLLERRAARVPLQHLLGEVEWGGVRLRTDARALIPRPETEWLLHLTLEALRPVPTPRVLDVGTGTGALALGVKAARPDATVTATDLSAEALALAHENAVLNGLDVAFVEGSLLADLSGPFDVIVSNPPYLPDADRAGADPEVGHDPALALYAGADGLEVARPLAAQARAALAPAGVLLLELDPRNAVPFAAELRAVGWRAEVLADLVGRERFVRGLLESPP, encoded by the coding sequence ATGCCGACCTCTCCGGCCCACGTTCCGTCCCTCAGCCTCCGCGTCTGGGTCCAGCATGCCGCCCAACGTCTGCGGGAGGCGGGCGTGCCTTCCCCCGAAGCCGATGCGCGGGCGCTCGTGCTGCATGTGTTGAGGCTGGACGGGACGGCCCTGCTGACGCGTGGGGCGGAGGTGGTCACGCCCGAAGACGGTGAGCGGCTGGCGAGCCTCCTCGAACGGCGCGCGGCCCGCGTGCCCCTCCAACACCTGCTCGGTGAGGTGGAGTGGGGCGGCGTGCGGCTGAGGACCGACGCCCGCGCGCTGATTCCGAGGCCGGAGACGGAGTGGCTGCTCCACCTCACGTTGGAGGCCCTGCGCCCCGTGCCGACGCCGCGTGTGCTGGACGTGGGCACGGGCACGGGTGCCCTCGCGCTGGGGGTGAAGGCCGCCCGCCCGGACGCGACCGTGACGGCCACCGACCTCAGCGCCGAGGCGTTGGCCCTCGCCCACGAGAACGCTGTCCTGAACGGCCTGGATGTGGCGTTCGTGGAGGGCAGTCTCCTCGCGGACCTCTCCGGTCCCTTCGACGTGATCGTGAGCAACCCGCCCTACCTGCCCGACGCCGACCGTGCGGGTGCCGACCCGGAGGTGGGGCACGACCCGGCCCTCGCCCTGTACGCGGGGGCGGACGGGCTGGAGGTCGCGCGACCGCTGGCAGCACAGGCCCGCGCGGCGCTCGCCCCCGCTGGCGTCCTGCTCCTCGAACTCGACCCGCGCAACGCCGTCCCCTTCGCCGCCGAACTGCGCGCGGTGGGCTGGCGGGCCGAGGTGCTGGCTGATCTGGTGGGGCGGGAGCGATTCGTGCGCGGGTTATTGGAATCGCCCCCCTGA
- the purC gene encoding phosphoribosylaminoimidazolesuccinocarboxamide synthase, whose protein sequence is MSREPLYEGKAKRVYATADPHEYVVEYKDDATAFNGVKRAQIPGKGAVNNAITAHLFPQLEAAGIPTHFIERVSDTEQRVRAVTIVPVEVIVRNVAAGSFSKRLGVEEGTPLARPVVEYCYKSDALGDPLINTDTAIALGWASEEDLTRIRELALRVREFLTPYFFRRGIRLIDFKLEFGKAPGGQVVLADEISPDTCRFWDAETGEKLDKDRFRRDLGGVEEAYAEMLRRVTQEVEESRGPEVE, encoded by the coding sequence ATGAGCCGTGAGCCGCTGTACGAGGGCAAGGCCAAGCGCGTCTACGCCACCGCCGACCCGCACGAGTACGTCGTGGAGTACAAGGACGACGCCACCGCCTTCAACGGGGTCAAGCGGGCACAGATTCCCGGCAAGGGGGCCGTCAACAACGCGATCACCGCGCACCTCTTCCCCCAGTTGGAGGCGGCGGGCATCCCGACCCACTTCATCGAGAGGGTGTCCGACACCGAGCAGCGCGTCCGGGCCGTGACCATCGTACCCGTCGAGGTCATCGTGCGGAACGTGGCGGCGGGCAGCTTCTCCAAACGGCTCGGCGTGGAGGAGGGCACGCCCCTCGCCCGCCCGGTCGTTGAATATTGCTACAAGTCGGACGCGCTCGGCGATCCCCTCATCAACACGGACACAGCCATTGCCCTCGGCTGGGCGAGCGAGGAGGACCTGACGCGCATCCGCGAGCTGGCCCTGAGGGTGCGCGAATTCCTGACGCCCTACTTCTTCCGCCGGGGCATCCGCCTGATCGACTTCAAGCTGGAGTTCGGCAAGGCACCGGGCGGCCAAGTCGTCCTCGCCGACGAGATCAGCCCCGACACCTGCCGCTTCTGGGACGCCGAGACGGGCGAGAAGCTCGACAAGGACCGCTTCCGCCGCGACCTCGGCGGGGTGGAGGAGGCGTATGCGGAGATGCTGAGGCGGGTGACGCAAGAGGTCGAGGAGTCAAGGGGTCCAGAGGTCGAGTAA
- the purS gene encoding phosphoribosylformylglycinamidine synthase subunit PurS: MPTYHARVFVTLKPSILDPQGRTVERALSHLDHANVAGVRVGKYIELTLSGEREAVEAQLADITGNVLSNPIMEDARWELSEVESVGA, from the coding sequence ATGCCCACCTACCACGCCAGAGTCTTCGTCACCCTCAAGCCCTCCATCCTCGATCCGCAGGGGCGTACCGTCGAGCGGGCGCTGTCGCATCTGGACCACGCGAACGTGGCGGGCGTGCGGGTCGGCAAGTACATCGAGCTGACGCTCTCAGGCGAGCGGGAGGCGGTGGAAGCCCAACTCGCCGACATCACGGGGAACGTGCTGAGTAATCCCATCATGGAGGACGCGCGCTGGGAATTGAGCGAGGTCGAGTCGGTGGGCGCGTGA
- a CDS encoding cupin domain-containing protein, producing the protein MSTPQKVNLTEKFGLFAEHWTPKVVGEVNGQQVKLVKLVGEFVWHAHEDEDELFLVARGVLRMRFRDGDVRLEEGELIVVPRGVEHLPVAETEETWIMLVEPASTVNTGNAGGERTVTELERL; encoded by the coding sequence GTGAGCACGCCGCAGAAGGTCAATCTGACGGAGAAGTTCGGCCTCTTCGCCGAACACTGGACACCGAAGGTCGTCGGCGAAGTCAATGGGCAGCAAGTCAAGCTCGTCAAGCTCGTCGGCGAGTTCGTGTGGCACGCGCACGAGGACGAGGACGAGCTGTTTCTGGTCGCGCGTGGCGTTCTGCGGATGCGCTTCCGGGATGGTGACGTGCGGCTGGAGGAGGGCGAATTGATCGTCGTCCCGCGCGGCGTGGAGCATCTGCCGGTCGCCGAGACCGAGGAGACGTGGATCATGCTGGTGGAACCCGCGAGCACCGTGAACACGGGCAACGCGGGCGGCGAGCGCACCGTGACCGAGCTGGAGCGCCTGTGA
- the purQ gene encoding phosphoribosylformylglycinamidine synthase subunit PurQ, which translates to MNVAVIQFPGSNCDADALHAARLTLDPDARFVWHTEDGLPTGTDLVLLPGGFSYGDHLRSGAIAARSPIMTAIKEHAERGGYVLGVCNGFQVLTEAGLLPGALSRNREVHFLCKPVHLRVENTGTAFTGAYQKDQIIEVPIAHGEGNYYADAGTVARLEDEGRVVFRYVDNPNGSLNDIAGIVNERGNVLGMMPHPERAVEALLGSEDGRGVFESLAVR; encoded by the coding sequence ATGAACGTCGCCGTCATCCAGTTCCCCGGCTCCAACTGCGACGCCGACGCCCTGCACGCCGCCCGGCTCACGCTGGACCCCGACGCGCGCTTCGTGTGGCACACCGAGGACGGGTTGCCCACCGGAACCGACCTCGTGCTGTTGCCGGGTGGCTTCTCCTACGGCGACCACCTGAGAAGCGGGGCCATCGCCGCGCGCAGCCCGATCATGACCGCCATTAAGGAACATGCCGAACGCGGCGGCTACGTGCTGGGCGTGTGCAACGGCTTTCAGGTCCTCACCGAGGCGGGATTGCTCCCCGGTGCGCTGAGCCGCAACCGTGAGGTGCATTTCCTGTGCAAGCCCGTCCACCTGCGCGTGGAGAACACGGGGACGGCCTTCACGGGCGCATACCAGAAGGATCAGATCATCGAGGTTCCCATCGCGCACGGCGAGGGCAACTACTACGCCGACGCGGGGACGGTCGCCCGGCTGGAGGACGAGGGCCGGGTAGTCTTCCGCTACGTGGACAACCCCAACGGCTCCCTGAACGACATCGCCGGAATCGTGAACGAGCGCGGCAACGTGCTGGGCATGATGCCCCACCCCGAGCGGGCGGTGGAGGCCCTGCTGGGCAGCGAGGACGGACGGGGCGTGTTCGAGTCGCTGGCCGTTCGGTAG